Part of the Notamacropus eugenii isolate mMacEug1 chromosome 5, mMacEug1.pri_v2, whole genome shotgun sequence genome is shown below.
CATCTCGGTTCAATGCCTCCACCTCCGCCAACACTCGGCCACCCAAGGCTGCCCCGAGGAAGCCATCCTTCACGCAAATGCCATAGCACCGCATGCAAGGTATGATGTAGTCCACAGCCAGCCGCTCGGCGGCAGAGACCACAGCCTCCCTCTGCACCGGAGTCTCACTGCCCTCTTCCACCCAGCGCCGCTTGCTGGGCGGAGAGTCACCACCGCTCTCAGCCTGCTTCCGCTTGGGGGCTTCGGGCTGGGCTCCCCGGGCGGCAAGCAGCGGGCACTCCTTGGTGATCAGCACAGCAGCTCCCTCGCTCTGCAGGGGTCGAAGttcccctcctccctgcccaCTGCGCCCCTCGGGCATGGGGCTGGCTGCAGCTGAGGGGATGCCGGCTCCTGGGGGCAGAGGGCCACCCCCACTGCTGCTGGGACCAGCCAAAGCCTCGCAAGGACCAGAGAGGTGGAAGGAGGGCTGCGAAGGACAGGACACATAGCTCTCCAAGCCCATCCTGGCAAGGCTGTGCCCAGGGGTGTCCACAGTGGGCAgctgagggagatttctgctcagGAGGTCGGACTGGCATGGGCTGTCCATGGCAGCGTTTTCATCCCCCAGGCACGGAGGACACTGCCCGGGCCCATGGTGccagcctcctcctcctctcactgCAGCTGGTGATAACAGTGGCAGAGCCTGGCACAGGACTGAATGGGACTAAGCAGGCAGCTCTTCTCATAGCCCAGGAACCTGGGACATGATCCCCCGTTGTCCTTGGCCTTTGTGAGGCAGCAATGGGTCAAGCAGATGACCAACAGCggctagaaagagagaaagatagtgGGAGGTGTAAGAGGGCAGCTGCAGGAGGGAAAACCAGGGCAAGGCAGAAGGAGGTGGGGGGAACTCAAGGTCCAATGAGGAAAGTGGGGGCTGATGGTGGAAGGGGATCCCAggacagaaagggagaagagggggaaaaggcCTTAGCAAAGTCAGGGTGAAGAGGAAGTGGTACTGGATGGGGAGTAAGGGAGGAGCACTGAGAGGCCCAGGATGGAGGGGATGGAGAAGGGTAGAGAAGGAAGACCCCAgtcaggaagaggaaagggagctgAGGGAATGCTCAAGGAGGGCAGCAGAGGGAGATGATGGGGGatcctccaaagaggaggaagagggttgGGAGCAAAACGGGACCCAAGCCCAGGACGGGGGAGAGTAAGCAGGACCTGGGCCAGATAAGAATGGGGACACAGAGgtagaaagggagggggagggacccGCCGAGAGGGCATCCAAGAATgccaaaagggaaggaggaggggggagacagCGGGCACAGCACAAGAGGGCTCCAGGGATGGAAGTAGGGCTGGGCAATCTGGGAAAGAAAAGTGGAGGACCAAGTGGCCCCCCCagaagagggatggaaggaacTGGGGACTGAGGGGCAGAAAAGGGAAGGACCCAGGCCTGCCAAGGACATGGACATAGGGGCTCTTGGAATGGCAGGAGAGGGCAAGCAGCCTGGGGGtcaagaggagaggaagtgggtgCAGTATGGGGGGCAGGGGGTAGGGGCTTGAGGAGGAAGAggctggggaagggagaagggacccAGGAACAGGAAGTCGGGAGGGAGGGCCTGAGGGTTGGGAAGGGGGAGCATGAACAGTCCAGGACTGGGGAGGGGGACAGGAGGGATCCTGGGGAGTCCGGGACTTCAGGGCCAAGATGGGGGCTGTAGGAGGTGAGGGAAGAGGCCAGAGGAGAGAGGGCCtggggggcaggtgggggaggaggaggaggggagaggggagtcTGCGGGGGGCGAGGAGGGAAGgggtctggggtgggggaggggaggaggacgCGGAGGGGGAGGGGGCGGACCAGGGGAGCCCCCCCAGGCCCCGGGCCCCCTCCCCGCGGGGCTGAGCCGACACGGCAGCGGTTGGGGGCGGGGAGCTGGGGGGCAGCGGCGCGCGCCCCTCGCCTCCCCCAACGGCTGCCCCGCCCGGTCCCGAGGACCCCTCCCGCAGCCCCCCTCCGCGCGGCCGCCCCCCGCCCCGGAcgccctcctccccccactcacCGGGGATTTTCCTCCGGCCCCGGCGCCGCCGCCTGTGCCAGCCGCCCCGCGCAGCGCCGCGCGCCATCCCCCGCCCCCGGCCGCCCCCAGACCCCGCCCCGGGGCCCCGCCCCTGCACGTGACCGTGAGGAGCcggcgggggaggggaggagagggcgGAGCGGGCGCGCGCGTGCGCAGGAGCCGCAGGccgggggaggggaggacagagctggggacccctcccccaccccacctccatcccTGGCCCCTCCCCCAGGGACTCCCCACCCTGTTTCTCGGTCACCCTTCTCCCCTGGCCCCCAAGAGCCCTCCTCACGTCTCCCTCggcctctccctgccccccagtGAGCCCCCAGTGTCCTCTCCCGCGGGGTCTTCTCGCTCTCCCTTCCCCTAGTCCTACAGGTCATCCTTGCCCCCTTGTCCCCCATGTTTCTTCCGATGTCCTCTTCACGGGGTCCCAGATTTCGAGCTGGAAGGAGCCCAGAAGTCAGATCGTCCAAAAGCCcttaattttacacatgaggaaactgaggtagtgcAGATAGGTCACATCTGCCCCTTCCAGTCCAGCGACCCCTCCTGCCGGGGTGCGCCTCCTTCAGCGTCCCCTCTTGTTCATTCCTCTCTCCCTCGAGTCTTCAGGCCCCGCTCCCCTTTTTAGATCCCAGGGCCTGGGCTGGCCAAGGCTGCGggtccttcctccccactcccggCCTCCAGCCCCCGCTGCCCCTTCCCAAGGAGGACACCTCCCAGAAGacgtgggggtggggggagcaggaCCCCAGGGTCCGAGGGAATAGTCACCTCGGTCAAGAAGTCCtcaagtatctattaagtgcctactaggcgGCAGCCACCACACTCAGGCCCAAGAcccaagaaaggcaaaatgagggtccctgtcctcagggaactcAAGTGGAAACAGCTCAGTCCTTCTAAGATCGCATCTACAGGGAAAGGGGAGGCAGGCAACCTCGGAGCGGGGTGTGGT
Proteins encoded:
- the EGLN2 gene encoding prolyl hydroxylase EGLN2; its protein translation is MDSPCQSDLLSRNLPQLPTVDTPGHSLARMGLESYVSCPSQPSFHLSGPCEALAGPSSSGGGPLPPGAGIPSAAASPMPEGRSGQGGGELRPLQSEGAAVLITKECPLLAARGAQPEAPKRKQAESGGDSPPSKRRWVEEGSETPVQREAVVSAAERLAVDYIIPCMRCYGICVKDGFLGAALGGRVLAEVEALNRDGRFRDGQLVSQRAIPSRSIRGDQIAWVEGREPGCESIGALMAHVDEVILHCAGRLGSYIINGRTKAMVACYPGNGLGYVRHVDNPHGDGRCITCIYYLNQNWDIKTHGGLLQIFPEGRPVVANIEPLFDRLLIFWSDRRNPHEVKPAYATRYAITVWYFDAKERAAAKDKYQLASGQKGIQVPVSQPGQPT